In one Candidatus Nealsonbacteria bacterium genomic region, the following are encoded:
- a CDS encoding glycosyltransferase family 2 protein: MHLSVIIPAYNEEKRLHKTLREIAKYLRTQSYNWEILLVNDGSKDNTAQVVKELSYEIENLRLVDNKENHGKGYVVRQGMLTARGKYRVFTDADNSTSIDQVEKMWPEFKKGYDVVIGSRDIKGAVLSVPQTWLRRRIGDVFNLMVQVVCGLWGIWDTQCGFKGFTKKAAEDIFPKCIIDRFAFDPEILVIAKKMGYKIKEIPVTWINDPESKVKIKSMFRMGKDLFKIRLNMFKSLYEKR; the protein is encoded by the coding sequence ATTCATCTTTCAGTTATTATTCCTGCTTATAATGAGGAAAAGCGGTTACATAAAACTTTACGAGAGATTGCAAAGTATTTGAGAACCCAATCTTATAATTGGGAAATTTTGCTAGTTAATGATGGTTCAAAAGATAACACAGCTCAAGTTGTCAAAGAACTATCTTATGAAATTGAGAATTTAAGACTGGTTGATAACAAAGAAAATCACGGTAAGGGTTATGTTGTAAGACAGGGAATGTTAACAGCCAGGGGAAAATACAGGGTTTTTACAGATGCTGATAATTCAACCTCCATTGACCAGGTAGAAAAAATGTGGCCAGAATTTAAGAAAGGATATGATGTTGTCATAGGTTCCAGAGACATAAAAGGTGCTGTGCTTTCTGTTCCTCAAACTTGGCTAAGAAGAAGAATAGGAGATGTTTTTAATTTAATGGTTCAGGTTGTTTGTGGTCTTTGGGGAATCTGGGATACACAGTGTGGATTTAAAGGATTTACAAAAAAAGCTGCAGAAGATATTTTTCCTAAGTGCATAATTGACCGTTTTGCTTTTGACCCCGAGATATTGGTCATCGCTAAAAAAATGGGATATAAAATAAAAGAAATTCCTGTTACCTGGATAAATGATCCAGAAAGCAAAGTGAAAATAAAAAGTATGTTCAGAATGGGAAAAGATTTATTTAAAATAAGATTAAATATGTTCAAGAGTTTATATGAAAAAAGATAA